In the Silvanigrella aquatica genome, AACAAGCCAAAAGAAGGGTTACGTTGTCGACATGGCAGAAGAAATATTTGCAAAGCACAATATTAAGTTTAAATATGTTGTACTCCCCTGGGCACGGGTTTTAAAAGCAAACGAAAAAGGGGAATTAGACGCTATGGGTGCGGCTTACAAAGAAGGACGTGAAGATAAATATATTTTTCCTAAAGAAGATTTTGGTAAAAGTTTAAATAAATTTTACGTATTAAAAGATAACAAATGGAATTATAAAGATCCCGAATCCCTCAAAAACATTACAGTAGGCCTGACACTCGGATATGTTTATGGCGGGGAAATAAATACGATAAATAAATATGCAAAGCAAGTTGTTCCAGCCGGTGGTGAATCTGTATTTGAAAAAAACATAAATAAAGTATTAAATAAACAAATAGATGCTACTATTGAAGAAAGCATCGTAGCAAATTATACTCTTAAGCAAATAAAGTTAAATGATAAAGTCAGAGAAGCAGGAAGCATAGGAAAGAAAACAGGAATTTATATAGGTTTCCCTAAAGTGTTACCTAACTCTGAAAAATATGCGAAAATGTTATCCGATGGCATTATTGAACTCAAAAAAACCGGAAGATTCAAACAAATATTGAAAAAATATGATATTAAAATTGAAAATTGATAAAATATTAAATTTTTTAATTTGAAGAATTGCGTTCCGCAAGGTATTCACGTCTTCGTGCTAAGGCCACTGTACGTGGTGGCAAATTGATTTCTTCTTTTCTTTTCGTAGCAAGTTGTCCACAGGCAGCACTGACATCTTGACCTCGGCTATAGCGCACGGGAGCGGGGATAGAGCGATCAGACAAATATTTTTGAAATTCGCGCATTTGATTAAAATCGGTTGCAACCATATTCACAGCGCCAGGGTGTGGATTCATGGGAATTAAATTGACTTTTGCTTTCAAGCCATGAAGAAATTTTACTAATTTTTTAGCATGAGCAATAGAATCATTAGTTCCTTGAATCATGACATATTCAAAAGTAATACCGTGTCTTGTTTGCACAGGGTAATTGAGTAACGCTTTTTTTAATTCCTCTAAGGAATATTTTTTATTTACAGGCATCATACCGGAGCGTTGCGCATCATCAGCGGTATGTAAAGAAATCGCTAAGGCAACTGGAACATCGTTACCTAAACGCATAATTTCAGGAACAAGTCCTGAAGTAGAAACAGTTACTTTATGTTTTGATAGAGCAAATAACTTAGGATCAATAAAGGCCTTACAAGCATTTATAACATTGTTATAATTATCGAGTGGTTCACCCATTCCCATAAAAACAATATTAGTCACTTTACGATTTAAAATATTTCTTTCAACCAGACGCATATTTGCAATAACAACTTGGACTAAAATTTCACCTGTTGTTAAGTTACGAGTTAAACCCATTTTCCCTGTTTGGCAAAATGTACAAGCCATTCGACAACCAACTTGACTGCTTACACATAAAGTAACGCGATTATCCGAAGGCATAAGAACACATTCCGCAAAAAGCCCGTCGTGTAACTTCAGTAATATTTTCTCACTGCCATCATCGGAAGGTAA is a window encoding:
- a CDS encoding substrate-binding periplasmic protein: MKSTFHNFLKNVFLSATMLLPITNALSEEQKVIQFGSDFWCPYTCDETTSQKKGYVVDMAEEIFAKHNIKFKYVVLPWARVLKANEKGELDAMGAAYKEGREDKYIFPKEDFGKSLNKFYVLKDNKWNYKDPESLKNITVGLTLGYVYGGEINTINKYAKQVVPAGGESVFEKNINKVLNKQIDATIEESIVANYTLKQIKLNDKVREAGSIGKKTGIYIGFPKVLPNSEKYAKMLSDGIIELKKTGRFKQILKKYDIKIEN
- the rlmN gene encoding 23S rRNA (adenine(2503)-C(2))-methyltransferase RlmN; this translates as MSQANALHLNEKDWSDWFVSQGDKPFRGRQIMDWLYIRHQFSPEMFSNIPKHLREKLAADFNWSLPKIDTILPSDDGSEKILLKLHDGLFAECVLMPSDNRVTLCVSSQVGCRMACTFCQTGKMGLTRNLTTGEILVQVVIANMRLVERNILNRKVTNIVFMGMGEPLDNYNNVINACKAFIDPKLFALSKHKVTVSTSGLVPEIMRLGNDVPVALAISLHTADDAQRSGMMPVNKKYSLEELKKALLNYPVQTRHGITFEYVMIQGTNDSIAHAKKLVKFLHGLKAKVNLIPMNPHPGAVNMVATDFNQMREFQKYLSDRSIPAPVRYSRGQDVSAACGQLATKRKEEINLPPRTVALARRREYLAERNSSN